The Labeo rohita strain BAU-BD-2019 chromosome 19, IGBB_LRoh.1.0, whole genome shotgun sequence genome window below encodes:
- the LOC127181990 gene encoding carcinoembryonic antigen-related cell adhesion molecule 1 isoform X1 — MDFYNFMLHLLIFASLGCYSEGSLLLNNKINGVIGKYVTFKTTITLTPNFVIVTWNFNKGSEIAPILTSIVPSNTDNVDEKYASRISYNKTTFELQLGPLVKEDGGEYTLTIVTDKGQQLTGQVDLEVLEPVTDIMISSNLPEAVEFNNTVHLTSPLLNNKINSVIGKYVTFKTTITLTPNFVIVTWNFNKGSEIAPILTSIVPSNTDNVDEKYASRISYNKTTFELQLGPLVKEDGGEYTLTIVTDKGQQLTGQVDLEVLEPVTDIMISSNLPEAVEFNSTVVLTCSAKGSFTYKWKSGSVPLVVDGTRMKLNQVGNVLTVAEVRRTDLQGPIYCTAENALKSGRSAAFNLTVSYGPKKVSITQNTTDSFIKKGSYLTLACSAQSDPPAQFQWMFNGQEMPQKTTVNITLTNVQEINSGNYSCVAYNAKTKRYVTSPVAVVSVLDWPRFQTQNLTNFCLE, encoded by the exons ATGGATTTCTATAACTTCATGCtgcatttacttatttttgcttctcttg GATGCTATTCCGAGGGCAGTCTGCTTCTCAATAACAAAATCAACGGCGTTATAG GTAAATATGTGACCTTCAAGACAACAATCACCTTAACACCGAATTTTGTAATCGTAACATGGAATTTCAACAAAGGTTCAGAAATTGCACCGATACTTACGAGCATTGTGCCATCAAACACCGACAACGTTGATGAGAAATACGCCAGCAGAATCAGCTACAATAAGACGACGTTCGAGCTTCAGCTTGGGCCACTGGTGAAGGAGGATGGAGGGGAATATACTCTCACTATAGTCACTGACAAGGGACAGCAACTGACCGGACAGGTTGATCTGGAGGTTCTTG AACCCGTAACTGACATCATGATTTCATCTAATCTGCCTGAAGCTGTTGAGTTCAACAACACTGTGCATCTTACCAGTCCGCTTCTCAATAACAAAATCAACAGCGTTATAG GTAAATATGTGACCTTCAAGACAACAATCACCTTAACACCGAATTTTGTAATCGTAACATGGAATTTCAACAAAGGTTCAGAAATTGCACCGATACTTACGAGCATTGTGCCATCAAACACCGACAACGTTGATGAGAAATACGCCAGCAGAATCAGCTACAATAAGACGACGTTCGAGCTTCAGCTTGGGCCACTGGTGAAGGAGGATGGAGGGGAATATACTCTCACTATAGTCACTGACAAGGGACAGCAACTGACCGGACAGGTTGATCTGGAGGTTCTTG AACCCGTAACTGACATCATGATTTCATCTAATCTGCCTGAAGCTGTTGAGTTCAACAGCACTGTGGTTCTTACCTGCTCTGCCAAAGGCTCCTTTACCTACAAGTGGAAGAGCGGTTCAGTTCCTTTGGTGGTGGATGGCACACGCATGAAGCTAAACCAAGTCGGCAATGTGCTAACTGTTGCAGAAGTTCGCCGAACAGATCTGCAAGGACCCATTTACTGCACTGCAGAAAATGCATTGAAATCAGGGAGGAGTGCTGCCTTCAATCTCACAGTGAGCT ATGGCCCAAAGAAAGTCAGCATAACACAGAATACAACAGATTCGTTCATTAAGAAAGGCTCTTACTTAACCCTCGCATGCTCAGCCCAGTCTGACCCTCCCGCTCAGTTCCAGTGGATGTTTAATGGGCAGGAGATGCCTCAGAAGACCACTGTCAACATTACCCTCACCAATGTACAGGAAATAAACAGTGGAAACTACAGCTGTGTGGCCTACAACGCGAAGACCAAGCGCTACGTTACCTCACCGGTTGCTGTGGTGTCTGTTCTAG ATTGGCCAAGGTTTCAGACGCAGAATTTGACCAACTTCTGCTTGGAATGA
- the LOC127181990 gene encoding carcinoembryonic antigen-related cell adhesion molecule 1 isoform X2, protein MDFYNFMLHLLIFASLGKYVTFKTTITLTPNFVIVTWNFNKGSEIAPILTSIVPSNTDNVDEKYASRISYNKTTFELQLGPLVKEDGGEYTLTIVTDKGQQLTGQVDLEVLEPVTDIMISSNLPEAVEFNNTVHLTSPLLNNKINSVIGKYVTFKTTITLTPNFVIVTWNFNKGSEIAPILTSIVPSNTDNVDEKYASRISYNKTTFELQLGPLVKEDGGEYTLTIVTDKGQQLTGQVDLEVLEPVTDIMISSNLPEAVEFNSTVVLTCSAKGSFTYKWKSGSVPLVVDGTRMKLNQVGNVLTVAEVRRTDLQGPIYCTAENALKSGRSAAFNLTVSYGPKKVSITQNTTDSFIKKGSYLTLACSAQSDPPAQFQWMFNGQEMPQKTTVNITLTNVQEINSGNYSCVAYNAKTKRYVTSPVAVVSVLDWPRFQTQNLTNFCLE, encoded by the exons ATGGATTTCTATAACTTCATGCtgcatttacttatttttgcttctcttg GTAAATATGTGACCTTCAAGACAACAATCACCTTAACACCGAATTTTGTAATCGTAACATGGAATTTCAACAAAGGTTCAGAAATTGCACCGATACTTACGAGCATTGTGCCATCAAACACCGACAACGTTGATGAGAAATACGCCAGCAGAATCAGCTACAATAAGACGACGTTCGAGCTTCAGCTTGGGCCACTGGTGAAGGAGGATGGAGGGGAATATACTCTCACTATAGTCACTGACAAGGGACAGCAACTGACCGGACAGGTTGATCTGGAGGTTCTTG AACCCGTAACTGACATCATGATTTCATCTAATCTGCCTGAAGCTGTTGAGTTCAACAACACTGTGCATCTTACCAGTCCGCTTCTCAATAACAAAATCAACAGCGTTATAG GTAAATATGTGACCTTCAAGACAACAATCACCTTAACACCGAATTTTGTAATCGTAACATGGAATTTCAACAAAGGTTCAGAAATTGCACCGATACTTACGAGCATTGTGCCATCAAACACCGACAACGTTGATGAGAAATACGCCAGCAGAATCAGCTACAATAAGACGACGTTCGAGCTTCAGCTTGGGCCACTGGTGAAGGAGGATGGAGGGGAATATACTCTCACTATAGTCACTGACAAGGGACAGCAACTGACCGGACAGGTTGATCTGGAGGTTCTTG AACCCGTAACTGACATCATGATTTCATCTAATCTGCCTGAAGCTGTTGAGTTCAACAGCACTGTGGTTCTTACCTGCTCTGCCAAAGGCTCCTTTACCTACAAGTGGAAGAGCGGTTCAGTTCCTTTGGTGGTGGATGGCACACGCATGAAGCTAAACCAAGTCGGCAATGTGCTAACTGTTGCAGAAGTTCGCCGAACAGATCTGCAAGGACCCATTTACTGCACTGCAGAAAATGCATTGAAATCAGGGAGGAGTGCTGCCTTCAATCTCACAGTGAGCT ATGGCCCAAAGAAAGTCAGCATAACACAGAATACAACAGATTCGTTCATTAAGAAAGGCTCTTACTTAACCCTCGCATGCTCAGCCCAGTCTGACCCTCCCGCTCAGTTCCAGTGGATGTTTAATGGGCAGGAGATGCCTCAGAAGACCACTGTCAACATTACCCTCACCAATGTACAGGAAATAAACAGTGGAAACTACAGCTGTGTGGCCTACAACGCGAAGACCAAGCGCTACGTTACCTCACCGGTTGCTGTGGTGTCTGTTCTAG ATTGGCCAAGGTTTCAGACGCAGAATTTGACCAACTTCTGCTTGGAATGA
- the zgc:174904 gene encoding CD209 antigen-like protein C, with protein MSAKRGGMHTNLIDGPDEDCSSPEVRYSVFQNPDKRRGFCQDPFKVATVCLTAFCLILLLILVVTSVNSGKARSSDHQDSLSTTAFSESHMQKGCANVTALTEELQSVKREKSELEKERTQLKNKITALEATPPPQTTLLPTKSPCPEEWKHFNGSCYYVSEFRRSWSDSQSYCKRQGGHLAIILTAEEQTFIWNLLPRGYWNAYWFGISDQKVEDDWYWVDGTKLVGGFWEDGEPNNHINEDCGYMIKTDVLSRVAIKSWYDAPCYMSLPWICEKLVSS; from the exons ATGTCTGCAAAGAGAGGGGGAATGCACACCAATCTTATCGACGGACCTGACGAGGACTGCAGCAGTCCAGAGGTGCGATATTCAG TATTTCAGAACCCAGATAAAAGAAGAGGGTTTTGCCAAGATCCCTTCAAGGTGGCAACAGTATGCCTGACTGCCTTCTGCCTCATCTTACTCCTGATCTTGGTGGTCACAAGTGTTAATAGCG GTAAGGCACGTTCATCTGATCATCAGGATTCCCTGTCCACCACTGCATTCAGTGAATCACACATGCAGAAGGGCTGCGCTAATGTCACGGCTCTGACTGAAGAGCTGCAGTCTgtgaagagagaaaaaagtgaACTGGAGAAAGAACGGACACAGCTGAAGAACAAAATCACTGCGCTTG AGGCAACCCCTCCACCACAAACCACTCTTTTGCCAACGAAGAGTCCCTGTCCTGAAGAGTGGAAGCACTTTAACGGCAGCTGTTATTACGTCTCAGAATTCCGAAGGAGTTGGTCGGACAGTCAGTCGTACTGCAAGCGACAAGGAGGACATCTGGCCATCATCCTCACAGCTGAAGAACAG ACCTTCATATGGAACCTGCTGCCCCGTGGATACTGGAACGCTTACTGGTTTGGCATTAGTGATCAAAAAGTAGAAGACGACTGGTACTGGGTGGACGGAACTAAACTGGTTGGAGG TTTCTGGGAAGATGGTGAGCCCAACAACCATATTAATGAAGACTGTGGCTACATGataaaaacagatgttttaagCCGTGTGGCTATAAAGAGCTGGTATGACGCACCCTGTTATATGTCCTTGCCCTGGATCTGTGAGAAGCTGGTGTCCTCCTGA